In Streptomyces rapamycinicus NRRL 5491, the genomic stretch CTTCCTCGGCAACCGGATCACCGGCGTCCGGCCGTCGATCGCCTACCTCTACTACCCGTGGGCAGCCGAGATCGGGGCCAAGCGATGAAGCGTACGGCGACTCGGGCGCTCGGTGGTCTGCGCAGACTGGCCGGGATGGCCACGACCCTCCTGGTCACCTCGTTCCTGGTGTTCTCCTCGCTGTACCTGGCGCCCGGGGACCCGGCGAGCTTCCTGGTGCGCGGCCGCAGCGCGAGCCCGCAGGAACTCGCCGAGATCCGGCGCCAGTACGGGTTCGACCAGCCGTTCCTGGTCCGGTACGGGCACTGGCTGGACCAGGTGCTGCACGGCGACTTCGGCCGGTCCTACATCTTCCACCAGGACGTCAGCTCGGTCATCTGGTCGCGCCTGCCGGCCACGCTGCTGTTGGTCGGGGTGTCGGCACTGCTGATCGCGGTAATCGGCATCGCGGCGGGCATGGTCGGCGCGCTGCGCCGCGGTACGCGGACCGACTCCGTGCTGATGCTTCTGGTGACGGTGGGGGCCGCCGCCCCCGCGTTCGTCGTCGCGGTGCTGCTGAGGTCGCAGTTGGGGGTGCGGCTCGGCTGGTTCCCGACCATCGGCAACGGCACCGGTGTACTCGACCGACTGCACCATGTCGTGCTTCCGGCGGTGGCCCTGTCGGTGACGTTCATGGCGCTGGTGACCCGGGTGACCCGCTCGGCGATGCTGGAGGAGCTGGGCCGTGAGCACGTCGAGGTCTCGGTGAGCCGTGGCACACCGCGGTGGACCGTGATCCGGTGTCATGTGCTGCGCAACGCGCTCGGGCCGATCGTCACCGTCTCCGCGCTGCTGATCTCGGGAATGCTGGTGAGCACCTCGATCGTGGAGACCGCGTTCGGGATGTCGGGCGTGGGATCGCTGCTCGTGCAGTCGGTCAACCAGATGGACTTCCAGGTGGTGCAGGCGATCGTGCTGCTCGTGGTGGCCGCGTTCGTCGTGGTCAACGCCCTGGTGGACGTGGCACATCCGCTGATCGATCCGCGGGTGGCGGCAGCGGGGAGCGCACGATGAGCGTACAGATCCCAGGTGTGATGCGCGGTCCGGTCGCCCGGCTGCGGTCCTTGGGCGGCGGGAGGCTGCAGAACCTGTGCCTGCTTTTTCTGGTCCTGTTCGTCCTGGTCTCGGTGTTCGCGCCGTGGCTCGCGCCGCAGGATCCGACGTACGGCGATCTCGGCTCGGGGCTCGTGGGCCCGAGCGGCGAGCATTGGCTGGGCACGGACCAGGGTGGGCACGACACGTTCTCGGCCCTCGTCGAAGGGAGTCGTACGAGCCTGGTCGGGCCGCTCGCGGTGGTGCTGTTCTCCACCGTCACGGGCATCGCCGTCGGGTTGTTCACGGCCTGGCGGGGCGGCTGGGCCGACACCGTGGTCGGGCGGCTGATCGACGTCCTGTTCGCCTTCCCCGCGCTGCTCGTCGCGATCCTCGCGGTGGCGGTCTTCGGCAAGGGGATGACGGCACCGGTGATCGCCATGTCCCTCGCGTACATGCCGTACACCGCCCGGCTGGTCCGCGGCCTCGCCTTGCAGGAGCAGGCCAGGCCCTATATCGCCGCCTACCGTGTGCAAGGGCACTCCGGGATGTTCGTCGCGGTCCGCCGGCTGCTGCCGAACATCGGCCCGACCGTGCTCGCCCAGTCGACCGTCAACTTCGGCTACGCACTGCTCGACCTCGCCGCCCTGTCCTTCCTGGGCCTCGGCGTTCAGCCGCCGACACCCGACTGGGGCGCGATGATCAACCAGAGTCAGGCCGCGGTGCTGCAGGGGCAGCCGCTGTCGTCGATCGTGCCCGCGGTCGCGGTCGTACTGGTCGTCGTGGCCTTCAACGTGGTCGGAGAGAACTTC encodes the following:
- a CDS encoding ABC transporter permease, with translation MKRTATRALGGLRRLAGMATTLLVTSFLVFSSLYLAPGDPASFLVRGRSASPQELAEIRRQYGFDQPFLVRYGHWLDQVLHGDFGRSYIFHQDVSSVIWSRLPATLLLVGVSALLIAVIGIAAGMVGALRRGTRTDSVLMLLVTVGAAAPAFVVAVLLRSQLGVRLGWFPTIGNGTGVLDRLHHVVLPAVALSVTFMALVTRVTRSAMLEELGREHVEVSVSRGTPRWTVIRCHVLRNALGPIVTVSALLISGMLVSTSIVETAFGMSGVGSLLVQSVNQMDFQVVQAIVLLVVAAFVVVNALVDVAHPLIDPRVAAAGSAR
- a CDS encoding ABC transporter permease, which encodes MSVQIPGVMRGPVARLRSLGGGRLQNLCLLFLVLFVLVSVFAPWLAPQDPTYGDLGSGLVGPSGEHWLGTDQGGHDTFSALVEGSRTSLVGPLAVVLFSTVTGIAVGLFTAWRGGWADTVVGRLIDVLFAFPALLVAILAVAVFGKGMTAPVIAMSLAYMPYTARLVRGLALQEQARPYIAAYRVQGHSGMFVAVRRLLPNIGPTVLAQSTVNFGYALLDLAALSFLGLGVQPPTPDWGAMINQSQAAVLQGQPLSSIVPAVAVVLVVVAFNVVGENFGDRLAGRDS